One segment of Mesoplodon densirostris isolate mMesDen1 chromosome 6, mMesDen1 primary haplotype, whole genome shotgun sequence DNA contains the following:
- the EDF1 gene encoding endothelial differentiation-related factor 1, which produces MAESDWDTVTVLRKKGPTAAQAKSKQAILAAQRRGEDVETSKKWAAGQNKQHSITKNTAKLDRETEELHHDRVTLEVGKVIQQGRQGKGLTQKDLATKINEKPQVIADYESGRAIPNNQVLGKIERAIGLKLRGKDIGKPIEKGPRAK; this is translated from the exons ATGGCTGAGAGTGACTGGGACACGGTGACGGTGCTGCGCAAAAAGGGCCCCACGGCCGCCCAGGCCAAGTCCAAGCAG GCCATCTTAGCAGCTCAGAGACGAGGAGAAGATGTGGAGACTTCCAAGAAAT GGGCCGCCGGCCAGAACAAACAGCATTCGATCACCAAGAACACAGCCAAGCTGGACCGGGAGACCGAGGAGCTGCACCACGACCGGGTGACCCTGGAGGTGGGCAAGGTGATCCAGCAGGGCCGGCAGGGCAAAGGGCTGACGCAGAAGGACCTGGCGACG AAAATCAACGAAAAGCCACAGGTCATCGCGGACTATGAGAGTGGCCGGGCCATTCCTAACAACCAGGTTCTGGGCAAGATCGAGAGAGCCATCG GCCTCAAGCTCCGGGGGAAAGACATTGGGAAGCCGATCGAGAAGGGGCCGAGGGCAAAATGA
- the MAMDC4 gene encoding apical endosomal glycoprotein: MSLPGHLLPALVLLLVRSPGWARVPSRCRPPREAVCNFVCDCRGCPDEAQCGYHGASPTLGAPFACDFEQDSCGWRDISTSGYSWLRDRAGAAPEGPGPHSDHTLGTDLGWYAAAGTHRGREAATAALRSPTLREAAPSCELSLWYHVAFGGVAELRLELTHRVETLTLWRSSGPWVPGWQELVVSTGRIQGDFRVTFSATRNATHRGAVALDDVAFWSCGLPTPQAHCPLGHHHCQNKACVEPHQLCDGEDNCGDGSDEDTPTCNHHTATDFERGLGLWNHSEGWARNHSVGGPQHPAWPHRDHSRNSAQGSFLMSVAEPSAPAILSSPEFQASAPQKCSLTFYHYLHGSEAGCLQVFLQTRSPGAPQAAVLLRRRRGELGTAWVRDRVDIQSEHPFRILLAGQTGPGGVVGLDDLILSDHCKPVPEVAGPPPGLWAPGPRSQLSSLQPWNLCEPGHLFCGDLCVPPEQLCDFQQQCPGGEDEQECGTTDFESPSAGGWEDASVGRLQWVRLPAQDSGSPGTDASGAAGHFLSVQRAWGQLAEQARVLTPTLGPSGPRCELHMAYYFQSHPQEISCNFERGTCGWHTGHLTDAHWHRVYSRGPGYDHTTGQGHFMLLDPTEPPAQGPSAHLLTWPQTPAAAQECLSFWYHLYGPQTGTLRLAMRREGERERHLWSRSGTHGNRWHEARATLHHPQDSSAEYQLLFEGLRDGYHGTMALDDVAVRPGPCWAPKRCSFEDSACGFSTGGRGLWTRQANATGQAAWGPPADHTTETAQGHYMVVDMSPQALPRGHVASLISEEHRPLAQAACLTFWYHLSLRNPGTLRIHVQEAERRQVLSISSRGGFAWRLGSVDVQAEQAWRVVFEAVAAGVEHSYVALDDLLLQDGPCPRPASCDFEAGLCGWNHLPWPGLGRYSWDWSSGATPSRYPQPPVDHTLGTEAGHFALFETGVLGLGGRAAWLRSQPLPATEASCLRFWYHMGFPEHFYKGELRVLLSSARGQLAVWGAGGRLRHQWLEGRVGVASAEEFQIVFEATLGGQPALGPIALDDVEYLAGQRCQLPIPSQGDTAVATSVPAVVGGTLLLLVLLVLLGLAGRRWLQNKGGCPSWHETDAVAPSFDNILFNAGHVTLPASVTNDQ; encoded by the exons ATGTCTCTGCCCGGCCACCTCCTGCCCGCCTTGGTCCTGCTCCTGG TAAGGTCCCCAGGCTGGGCCCGGGTCCCCAGCCGCTGCAGACCCCCCCGCGAGGCCGTGTGCAACTTCGTGTGTGACTGCAGGGGCTGCCCTGACGAGGCCCAGTGCG GTTACCACGGGGCCTCACCCACCCTGGGTGCCCCCTTCGCCTGCGACTTCGAGCAGGACTCCTGTGGCTGGCGGGACATCAGCACCTCGGGCTACAGCTGGCTCCGAGACCGGGCAGGGGCCGCGCCGGAGGGTCCAGGGCCGCACTCGGACCACACTCTGGGCACTGACCTCG GCTGGTATGCGGCTGCTGGCACACACCGTGGGAGAGAGGCGGCCACCGCAGCCCTGCGCTCCCCAACCCTGCGTGAGGCAGCCCCCTCCTGTGAGCTGAGCCTCTGGTACCACGTGGCCTTTGGAG GTGTGGCTGAGCTGCGGCTGGAGCTGACCCACCGTGTGGAGACACTGACCCTGTGGCGGAGCTCGGGGCCCTGGGTCCCAGGCTGGCAGGAGCTGGTGGTGTCCACCGGCCGCATCCAGGGTGACTTCAGG GTGACCTTCTCTGCCACCCGAAACGCCACCCACAGGGGTGCTGTGGCCTTGGATGACGTGGCCTTCTGGAGCTGTGGGCTGCCCA cCCCGCAGGCGCACTGCCCCCTGGGGCATCACCATTGCCAGAACAAGGCCTGCGTGGAGCCCCACCAGCTGTGCGACGGGGAGGACAACTGCGGAGACGGTTCAGATGAGGACACGCCCACCTGCA ACCACCACACGGCCACCGATTTTGAGAGGGGCCTGGGCCTGTGGAACCACTCAGAGGGCTGGGCCCGGAACCACAGTGTGGGCGGCCCGCAGCACCCCGCCTGGCCGCACCGTGACCACAGCCGGAACAGCGCGCAGG GCTCCTTCCTCATGTCCGTGGCTGAGCCCAGCGCCCCAGCCATCCTCTCCAGCCCCGAGTTCCAGGCCTCGGCCCCCCAGAAGTGCTCG CTCACCTTCTACCACTACCTGCACGGGTCCGAGGCCGGCTGCCTCCAGGTGTTCCTGCAGACGCGGAGCCCTGGCGCCCCCCAGGCCGCTGTCCTGCTGCGCAGGCGCCGCGGGGAACTGGGGACCGCCTGGGTCCGAGACCGTGTTGACATCCAGAGCGAGCACCCCTTTCGG ATCCTCCTGGCCGGGCAGACGGGCCCAGGGGGCGTCGTGGGCCTGGATGACCTCATCCTGTCTGACCACTGCAAACCAGTCCCAG AGGTGGCCGGCCCACCTCCTGGGCTCTGGGCTCCAGGTCCCCGGTCCCAGCTGTCCAGCCTGCAGCCCTGGAATCTCTGCGAGCCCGGACACCTCTTTTGTGGGGACCTGTGTGTCCCCCCAGAGCAGCTGTGTGACTTCCAGCAGCAGTGCCCTGGGGGCGAGGACGAGCAGGAATGCG GCACCACGGACTTCGAGTCCCCCTCGGCCGGGGGCTGGGAAGACGCCAGCGTGGGGCGGCTGCAGTGGGTGCGTCTCCCGGCCCAGGACAGCGGGAGCCCTGGCACGGACGCCAGCGGGGCCGCTG GGCACTTCCTGTCCGTGCAGAGGGCCTGGGGGCAGTTGGCAGAGCAGGCCCGCGTCCTCACACCTACCCTGGGCCCCTCTGGCCCCCGCTGTGAACTCCACATGGCTTACTATTTTCAGAGTCACCCCCAAG AGATCTCCTGTAACTTTGAGCGGGGCACCTGCGGCTGGCACACCGGCCACCTCACAGATGCCCACTGGCACCGAGTCTACAGCCGTGGCCCTGGGTACGACCACACCACGGGCCAAG GCCACTTCATGCTCCTAGACCCCACGGAACCCCCAGCCCAAGGCCCCAGTGCCCACCTGCTCACCTGGCCCCAGACACCCGCGGCCGCTCAGGAGTGCCTCTCCTTCTGGTACCACCTCTACGGGCCCCAGACCG GGACTCTGCGCCTGGCGATGAGgcgagaaggggagagagaaagacatcTGTGGTCGCGGTCTGGCACCCACGGCAACCGCTGGCATGAGGCCCGGGccaccctccaccacccgcaggaCTCCAGCGCCGAGTACCAA CTGCTGTTCGAGGGCCTCCGGGACGGGTACCACGGCACCATGGCACTGGACGACGTGGCTGTGCGGCCTGGGCCCTGCTGGGCCCCCAAGCGCTGTTCCTTCGAGGACTCGGCCTGCGGTTTCTCCACGGGGGGCCGGGGCCTCTGGACACGCCAGGCCAACGCCACGGGCCAGGCGGCCTGGGGCCCCCCTGCAGACCACACCACAGAGACGGCTCAGG GGCACTACATGGTGGTGGACATGAGCCCGCAGGCCCTGCCCCGTGGCCACGTGGCTTCCCTGATTTCAGAGGAGCACAGGCCCCTGGCCCAGGCTGCCTGCCTGACCTTCTGGTACCACCTGAGCCTCCGCAACCCAG GCACCCTGAGGATCCACGTGCAGGAGGCTGAGAGGAGGCAGGTGCTCAGCATCAGCTCCCGTGGAGGGTTTGCCTGGCGCCTGGGCAGCGTGGACGTGCAGGCCGAGCAGGCCTGGAGG GTGGTGTTTGAGGCCGTGGCCGCCGGCGTGGAGCACTCCTACGTCGCGCTGGATGACCTGCTCCTCCAGGacgggccctgccctcggccag CTTCCTGTGACTTTGAGGCTGGTCTGTGTGGCTGGAACCACctgccctggcctggcctgggcagGTACAGCTGGGACTGGAGCAGCGGAGCCACGCCCTCCCGCTACCCCCAGCCGCCTGTGGACCACACCCTGGGCACAGAGGCAG GCCACTTCGCTCTCTTCGAAACGGGCGTGCTGGGCCTGGGGGGCCGAGCGGCCTGGCTGCGCAGCCAGCCACTGCCCGCCACCGAGGCCTCCTGCCTCCGCTTCTGGTACCACATGGGCTTTCCCGAGCATTTCT ACAAGGGCGAGCTGAGGGTACTCCTGAGCAGCGCCCGGGGTCAGCTGGCCGTGTGGGGCGCGGGCGGGCGCCTGCGGCACCAGTGGCTGGAAGGCCGGGTGGGCGTGGCCAGCGCCGAGGAGTTCCAG ATCGTGTTTGAAGCCACTCTGGGCGGCCAGCCGGCCCTGGGGCCCATTGCCCTGGATGATGTTGAGTATCTGGCCGGGCAACGTTGCCAGCTGCCTATACCCAGCCAGG GAGACACAGCAGTGGCCACGTCGGTGCCAGCTGTGGTTGGCGgtaccctcctcctcctcgtgCTGCTGGTGCTGCTTGGACTTGCGGGACGGCGCTGGTTGCAGAACAAGGGGGGCTGCCCCTCCTGGCACGAGACGGACGCCGTGGCCCCCAGCTTTGACAACATTCTCTTCAACGCG GGCCATGTCACCCTGCCAGCATCGGTCACCAACGACCAGTAG
- the PHPT1 gene encoding 14 kDa phosphohistidine phosphatase: MTAADLPQIPDVDIDSDGVFKYVLIRVRAVPPSGAPAGESKEIVRGYKWAEYHADIYDKVSGEMQKKGYDCECLGGGRISHQSQDKKIHVYGYSMGYGRAQHSVSTEKIKARYPDYEVTWADDGY; the protein is encoded by the exons ATGACGGCGGCGGACCTCCCCCAGATCCCCGATGTGGACATCGACTCCGACGGCGTCTTCAAGTATGTGCTGATTCGAGTCCGCGCGGTGCCGCCCTCCGGGGCCCCGGCCGGGGAGAGCAAAGAGATCGTGCGCGGCTACAAGTGGGCCGAGTACCACG CGGACATCTACGACAAGGTATCAGGCGAGATGCAGAAGAAAGGCTATGACTGCGAGTGCCTGGGGGGCGGGCGCATCTCCCATCAGAGCCAGGACAAGAAGATCCACGTGTACGGCTACTCCATG GGTTACGGTCGCGCCCAGCACTCCGTCTCCACTGAGAAGATCAAAGCCAGGTACCCTGACTACGAGGTCACCTGGGCCGACGACGGCTACTGA